Proteins co-encoded in one Flavivirga eckloniae genomic window:
- a CDS encoding arylsulfatase, whose product MGGYRTYSVKSLLPSMWLLLSVLSCSPNTQQPNVILIVTDDQGYGDLACHGNPYIKTPNIDKLHGQSVRFTDFHVDPTCAPTRAALITGKYAHHVGVWHTVSGGNHLRASEVTMADVFKSAGYRTGLFGKWHLGSNYPYRPMDRGFDEWLGQGDGGTGTTDDWFDNDRVNDYYWHNGEREQRNGFAPDVFYEAAIDFVNKTNEKDKPFFLYLPTYLPHHPHTLPDKSWANNENSEVSNYVSYFFAGIERIDWNIGRLREALEKSGQSKNTILIFMSDNGGTAGVKLFNAGMRGHKGQVYDGGHRVPFFVHWPKGALSQNKDVKDLTSHIDVLPTLIDLCKLKLENEIDFDGRSFKQQLFNPELALSERTLFVETQRNYKPESWENTVGMTNEWRLVDDKELYNMSNDPAQTQNAIDAHPDIVKKIRESHEDYWTKVTPGDRDRPRFIIGHPDDPETFLTPSDWYLPNVPWNHAQVAKGSPQVGSWQVTISKKGMYRFEVRRWPREADTEIQGVPVFKKNVDAWDANGGIDKLIYGNTITPMPIETITLEVNGFSKTIEVNPEDKRIIFDIPLNPGNTEVKGTMFNSEGKALAGTYYVYVNLL is encoded by the coding sequence ATGGGGGGTTATAGAACATATTCAGTAAAAAGTTTATTACCAAGTATGTGGTTGCTTTTGTCTGTACTTTCCTGTTCGCCAAATACTCAACAACCAAATGTTATTTTAATTGTTACCGACGATCAAGGTTATGGCGATTTGGCCTGCCATGGTAATCCGTATATAAAAACACCCAACATAGATAAGTTACACGGACAATCGGTTCGTTTTACAGATTTTCATGTCGATCCCACTTGCGCACCAACGCGTGCCGCACTTATAACAGGGAAATATGCACATCATGTAGGCGTTTGGCATACGGTTAGTGGTGGCAATCATTTGCGTGCATCTGAAGTTACCATGGCAGACGTTTTTAAATCTGCAGGCTATAGAACAGGGCTATTTGGAAAATGGCATTTAGGTTCAAACTATCCGTATCGTCCAATGGACAGAGGCTTTGATGAATGGCTAGGACAAGGCGATGGTGGTACGGGAACCACCGATGATTGGTTCGATAATGATCGTGTGAATGATTATTACTGGCATAATGGAGAACGAGAGCAACGAAATGGATTTGCCCCAGATGTATTTTACGAAGCAGCAATAGATTTCGTAAATAAAACAAACGAAAAGGATAAGCCTTTTTTCTTGTATCTACCTACTTATTTGCCTCATCATCCGCACACCCTACCAGACAAATCATGGGCGAATAACGAGAACTCGGAAGTGTCTAACTATGTATCTTACTTTTTTGCTGGGATAGAACGTATAGATTGGAATATTGGTCGATTACGAGAAGCATTGGAAAAATCTGGTCAGTCAAAAAATACCATTCTCATTTTTATGAGTGATAACGGAGGAACAGCGGGAGTAAAACTGTTTAATGCCGGAATGAGAGGTCATAAAGGACAGGTTTACGATGGTGGTCATCGGGTGCCATTCTTTGTACATTGGCCAAAAGGAGCGTTAAGTCAGAATAAAGACGTAAAAGACCTTACATCTCACATAGACGTATTACCAACATTAATAGACTTATGTAAGCTAAAGTTGGAAAATGAAATAGATTTTGATGGACGTAGTTTTAAACAACAACTTTTTAATCCGGAATTAGCACTTTCTGAACGTACACTATTTGTAGAAACCCAACGAAACTATAAACCCGAATCATGGGAAAATACCGTAGGAATGACTAATGAATGGCGATTGGTTGATGACAAGGAACTGTATAACATGAGTAACGATCCTGCACAAACACAGAATGCGATAGATGCGCATCCAGATATTGTAAAAAAGATACGTGAGTCGCATGAGGATTATTGGACTAAAGTTACTCCCGGAGATCGCGATCGACCTAGGTTTATTATTGGACATCCAGACGACCCTGAAACATTTTTGACTCCATCCGATTGGTATTTACCCAATGTGCCTTGGAATCATGCACAGGTTGCAAAAGGGAGTCCGCAAGTAGGTAGTTGGCAGGTGACCATTTCAAAAAAAGGGATGTATAGATTCGAAGTTAGGCGATGGCCTAGAGAAGCTGATACTGAGATACAAGGCGTTCCGGTATTTAAAAAAAATGTGGATGCCTGGGATGCTAACGGTGGCATAGATAAACTTATTTATGGCAACACGATTACGCCGATGCCTATTGAGACCATTACGTTAGAAGTAAACGGATTTTCCAAGACAATTGAAGTTAACCCAGAAGATAAGAGGATTATATTCGATATACCCCTAAACCCTGGAAATACAGAAGTAAAAGGAACTATGTTTAATAGTGAAGGTAAAGCGTTAGCAGGAACCTATTATGTGTATGTAAACCTTTTGTAG
- a CDS encoding glycoside hydrolase family 2 TIM barrel-domain containing protein, whose translation MKQIVFAPIFKRLLTNDIMFNSSNLRFTFVLSMLVLLSGFNVDGQTVQPELWQNQHVFGINKLPARATSYSYKETGSALEGNREASRLMMLNGAWKFKFAKQVKDKPNDFYKLDFDYSSWGSIEVPSCWEMKGYGTPIYTNSTYPFSANPPYIDRANPVGSYIKEFEIPSNWNDDEIVLHFGGVSSAFNCWLNGAFIGYSQDSRLPAEFNITKLLKPGKNTLAVQVYRWSDGSYLEDQDHWRMSGIHREVMLLAQPKVAINDFFVRTKLDSTYTNAVLQVRPEIAIDEALDAKAYTITAQLYDHENKPVIKNDLSINVDDIVNEFYPQRDNVYFALLETELKGIKTWNSEHPYLYTLVFNLKDKAGNTVEARSTKVGFRDIRFSSSHELLVNGVPIKIIGVNRHDHSPTGGKTVTRAEMEQDIFLLKQNNFNSIRTSHYPNDPFIYELCDKYGIYVMDEANIESHGVRGELGNTPSWNASMMDRVIRMVERDKNHPSIISWSFGNESGCGPTFAGMSGYVKDFDPSRFIHYEGAQGDPNHPEYAKIESEKYEAYMEKFYSNPTDPRYVDVLSRMYPYLEQLEGMAISPYINRPILMCEYAHSMGNSLGNLKEYWDMIYSYDNLIGGYIWDMIDQGIERTAKNGKKYFAYGGDFGDTPNDGNVSINGVFNSDKSLRPQSYECKYVFQPVVISAVDIKKGTIALENRFNFTDLSSYQFTWELVRNGKKMQQGEFDGPNIKPGKTGEVDLNFKKIKFQKEDDYWVQIKMFSKQKKDWADTGYLIAEEQLMIQEAQPQLKQIKTKSPELIEDDKLIQIKGAGFSVVFNKELGALSTVAIKGKIAVEKPLLPNLWRVPTDNDGWGWNTPRELEVWKNAKTNMKLESLNAEKQANTIVVKIKREVPDAAIIEETYTVFGNGAIDVDFNIQVNETAPELIRVGMQTAINKNFVDVQYYGKGPHENYIDRNRSAFKGIYSMKTDALTESYVKPQECGNRTGVEWLVLKGDKGSKLKVEAKDKIAFSVWPFSEENLATSDFTWQLEEAKYYTLNIDLIQAGIGGIDSWSIKARPINTYRLLKKEYAFGFRLSF comes from the coding sequence ATGAAACAGATTGTATTTGCTCCAATTTTTAAACGATTGTTGACAAACGATATCATGTTTAACTCAAGTAATCTAAGATTTACCTTTGTGCTAAGTATGCTTGTATTGTTAAGTGGGTTTAATGTAGACGGACAAACGGTTCAACCGGAATTATGGCAAAACCAACATGTTTTCGGTATTAATAAGTTGCCAGCCAGAGCTACTTCATATTCTTATAAAGAAACAGGGAGCGCTTTAGAAGGAAATAGGGAAGCCTCCAGGTTAATGATGCTTAATGGCGCGTGGAAATTTAAATTTGCTAAGCAAGTAAAGGACAAACCCAATGATTTTTACAAACTAGACTTTGATTATAGCTCTTGGGGTTCCATAGAAGTACCTTCATGTTGGGAAATGAAAGGCTATGGAACTCCAATTTATACCAATTCAACATACCCCTTTTCAGCCAATCCACCATACATAGATCGAGCTAACCCAGTTGGCTCCTATATTAAAGAATTTGAAATTCCATCCAATTGGAATGATGATGAGATTGTACTTCATTTTGGAGGCGTAAGTTCTGCATTTAATTGTTGGCTAAACGGTGCGTTTATAGGCTATAGTCAAGATAGTCGATTACCAGCAGAGTTCAATATTACCAAACTTTTAAAGCCCGGGAAAAACACGTTGGCAGTACAGGTTTACCGTTGGAGTGATGGTAGTTATTTAGAAGATCAAGATCATTGGCGGATGAGTGGAATTCACCGAGAGGTTATGTTGCTGGCGCAGCCTAAGGTTGCAATTAACGATTTTTTCGTTCGTACCAAGCTAGATTCAACTTATACCAATGCTGTGCTTCAGGTAAGACCAGAAATAGCCATAGACGAAGCGTTAGATGCTAAAGCGTATACTATAACAGCACAGCTTTACGATCATGAAAATAAACCGGTTATAAAAAATGATTTAAGCATTAATGTGGATGACATTGTAAATGAATTTTACCCACAAAGGGATAATGTATATTTCGCATTGCTTGAAACCGAGCTTAAAGGCATTAAAACATGGAATTCGGAACATCCATACTTATATACACTTGTATTTAACCTTAAAGATAAGGCCGGGAATACGGTAGAGGCTAGAAGTACTAAAGTTGGGTTTAGAGATATAAGATTCTCTTCATCCCATGAACTATTGGTTAATGGCGTTCCGATTAAGATTATAGGGGTTAATCGTCATGACCATAGTCCAACAGGAGGGAAAACTGTTACCAGAGCCGAAATGGAACAGGATATATTTCTTTTAAAACAAAACAATTTCAATTCAATTCGTACGTCCCATTATCCCAACGATCCTTTTATCTATGAGCTTTGCGATAAATATGGTATTTATGTCATGGACGAAGCTAATATTGAGTCTCATGGTGTACGTGGTGAATTGGGAAATACCCCATCTTGGAATGCGAGTATGATGGATCGGGTTATTCGTATGGTGGAGCGCGATAAAAATCACCCTTCTATTATTTCATGGTCTTTTGGAAACGAATCTGGCTGTGGACCAACATTTGCAGGTATGTCTGGCTATGTAAAAGATTTTGATCCGTCCCGATTTATTCATTACGAAGGGGCACAAGGAGACCCAAATCATCCGGAGTATGCCAAAATAGAATCGGAAAAGTATGAGGCTTATATGGAGAAGTTTTATTCTAATCCAACCGATCCAAGATATGTAGATGTGCTTAGCCGCATGTATCCTTATTTGGAACAACTGGAAGGTATGGCAATCAGTCCATATATTAACAGACCTATCTTAATGTGTGAGTATGCACATTCTATGGGGAATTCCCTTGGAAACCTTAAAGAATATTGGGACATGATTTATTCTTATGATAATTTGATAGGGGGCTATATATGGGATATGATCGATCAGGGAATTGAGCGAACAGCAAAAAACGGTAAAAAATACTTTGCCTATGGTGGTGATTTTGGAGATACTCCCAACGATGGTAATGTAAGCATAAATGGCGTTTTCAATTCAGATAAAAGCTTACGTCCGCAGTCTTACGAGTGTAAATATGTATTCCAACCTGTAGTAATAAGTGCGGTAGATATTAAAAAAGGTACGATTGCATTAGAGAATCGTTTCAACTTTACAGATCTTTCGTCTTACCAATTTACTTGGGAGCTTGTTAGAAATGGAAAGAAAATGCAACAAGGAGAGTTTGATGGACCAAACATAAAGCCAGGAAAGACAGGAGAAGTGGATTTGAATTTCAAAAAGATCAAATTTCAAAAAGAAGATGATTATTGGGTACAGATTAAAATGTTTAGTAAACAAAAGAAAGATTGGGCAGATACTGGATACTTAATTGCCGAAGAACAATTAATGATTCAAGAAGCACAACCTCAATTAAAACAAATAAAAACCAAGTCTCCTGAGTTAATTGAGGATGATAAACTTATCCAGATAAAAGGCGCTGGCTTTTCGGTGGTTTTTAACAAAGAACTTGGAGCCTTGTCTACAGTAGCCATTAAAGGAAAAATAGCCGTTGAAAAGCCATTACTACCGAATCTATGGCGAGTACCTACCGACAATGATGGTTGGGGATGGAATACACCAAGAGAACTTGAAGTTTGGAAGAATGCTAAAACCAATATGAAACTTGAAAGCTTGAATGCTGAAAAACAAGCTAACACGATAGTGGTGAAAATAAAACGTGAGGTACCGGATGCTGCAATAATTGAAGAAACGTATACTGTATTTGGTAATGGAGCCATTGATGTTGATTTTAATATTCAGGTTAATGAAACTGCACCAGAACTAATCCGTGTGGGGATGCAAACAGCCATTAACAAGAATTTTGTAGATGTTCAATATTATGGAAAAGGGCCTCACGAGAATTATATTGATCGTAACCGTTCGGCATTTAAGGGCATTTATTCTATGAAGACAGATGCATTAACCGAATCTTATGTTAAACCTCAGGAATGTGGAAATAGAACAGGAGTAGAGTGGTTAGTACTTAAAGGAGATAAAGGATCAAAGTTAAAGGTAGAGGCAAAAGATAAAATTGCATTTTCTGTTTGGCCTTTTAGTGAGGAAAATTTAGCGACATCCGATTTTACATGGCAACTTGAGGAAGCCAAGTATTATACCTTAAATATCGATTTGATTCAGGCAGGAATAGGAGGTATTGATTCTTGGAGTATAAAAGCCCGACCAATAAATACCTACCGTTTGTTGAAAAAAGAATATGCATTTGGGTTCAGATTGAGTTTTTAG